In Lusitaniella coriacea LEGE 07157, the following are encoded in one genomic region:
- the gpmI gene encoding 2,3-bisphosphoglycerate-independent phosphoglycerate mutase, protein MAQAPVSPAVLVILDGWGYRQETDANAIVQAKTPVMDSLWTAYPKTLIRASGKDVGLPEGQMGNSEVGHLNIGAGRIVPQELVRITDAVEDRSLLRNPALVQVCQDVRTSGKKLHLIGLCSAGGVHSHLKHLLGLLDLAQFHGVEDVCIHAFTDGRDTNPTAGINTIQILEAHLAKLGIGRIATLSGRYYAMDRDRRWDRVEKAYRVMTQDGEGDGRTAVQVLQDSYKENITDEFILPTRIAPGAIEPGDGVIFFNFRPDRARQLTAAFVKPEFDAFERKQIEPLHFVTFTQYDPSLSVSVAFQPQSLTNILGEIIAQNGLKQFRTAETEKYPHVTYFFNGGLEEPCEGEDRELISSPMVATYDKAPAMSAEEVTKVACGAIGKGIYSLVVINYANPDMVGHTGNLGAAIQAIEVVDNCLGKLLECISKMGGTALITADHGNAEYMRDEQGNPWTAHTTNMVPLILVEGETLKIPGHGTDVKLREDGRLCDIAPTILDILQLSQPQEMTGRSLLKPVEFDVNKNRTPLRISR, encoded by the coding sequence ATGGCACAAGCACCTGTATCTCCTGCGGTGCTGGTTATCTTAGATGGCTGGGGTTATCGCCAGGAAACGGATGCAAACGCTATTGTTCAGGCAAAAACGCCCGTCATGGATAGCCTTTGGACAGCTTATCCCAAAACCTTAATTCGCGCTTCAGGGAAAGATGTGGGTTTGCCAGAGGGTCAGATGGGAAACTCCGAAGTCGGTCATCTTAACATTGGAGCCGGACGAATCGTCCCCCAAGAATTGGTTCGCATTACCGATGCCGTAGAAGACCGCTCTCTCCTCCGCAATCCCGCACTCGTGCAAGTGTGCCAAGATGTTCGGACTTCCGGGAAGAAATTGCACTTAATCGGCTTATGTTCTGCTGGGGGCGTACATTCTCACCTTAAGCATCTCCTTGGTTTGCTCGATCTCGCTCAGTTTCATGGCGTTGAGGATGTCTGCATCCATGCCTTTACCGACGGTCGCGATACCAATCCCACAGCAGGAATTAACACCATCCAAATCCTAGAAGCGCACCTTGCAAAACTGGGGATCGGTCGCATTGCAACCCTTAGCGGTCGCTACTATGCAATGGACCGCGATCGCCGTTGGGATCGCGTCGAAAAAGCCTATCGGGTTATGACCCAAGACGGCGAAGGAGATGGGCGCACAGCCGTTCAAGTTCTGCAAGACTCCTACAAAGAAAACATTACCGACGAATTTATTTTACCCACGCGCATTGCGCCCGGTGCCATCGAACCTGGAGATGGTGTTATCTTCTTCAATTTCCGACCCGATCGCGCGCGGCAATTGACCGCAGCCTTCGTCAAGCCAGAGTTTGATGCATTCGAGCGAAAACAGATCGAACCCCTCCACTTTGTCACCTTTACCCAGTACGACCCCTCCCTGTCCGTTTCCGTTGCCTTTCAGCCCCAAAGTTTGACCAATATTCTTGGCGAAATCATTGCCCAAAACGGACTCAAGCAATTTCGCACCGCAGAAACAGAGAAATATCCTCACGTTACCTATTTCTTCAACGGCGGTTTAGAAGAACCCTGTGAAGGAGAAGATCGCGAACTCATTTCCAGTCCAATGGTGGCAACCTACGATAAAGCACCCGCAATGTCCGCCGAGGAAGTGACCAAAGTGGCTTGTGGGGCAATTGGGAAAGGAATTTATTCTTTGGTGGTCATCAATTACGCCAATCCCGATATGGTCGGGCATACGGGGAATTTAGGCGCTGCGATTCAAGCCATCGAAGTTGTCGATAACTGTTTGGGGAAACTCTTAGAGTGCATCAGCAAAATGGGAGGAACCGCTTTAATTACCGCAGATCACGGCAACGCCGAGTATATGCGCGACGAGCAAGGCAATCCTTGGACGGCGCATACGACGAATATGGTTCCTTTGATTTTGGTTGAAGGGGAAACCCTAAAAATTCCCGGACACGGTACGGATGTTAAATTGCGCGAAGACGGACGACTGTGCGATATCGCACCGACAATTCTAGACATTTTGCAACTCTCCCAACCGCAAGAAATGACCGGACGTTCTCTTTTGAAACCCGTTGAGTTTGATGTGAACAAGAATCGCACCCCCCTGCGAATTTCTCGCTAA
- the dacB gene encoding D-alanyl-D-alanine carboxypeptidase/D-alanyl-D-alanine endopeptidase: protein MLKVHRGLQSLAAVVTSAIALSTPLSAIAASPSYLRSGFDPIGVPVPPPEPGNAGICPAFLEPAISAIVDSPSFSRGKWGILIESLDGQVLYRRNENKFLIPASNIKLLTTAAALQRLNPQTRIRSTSLRQWVVTTNRASNNNYANVLLRYIGGPQAVKTSLARLGINSRGYRQVDGSGLSRSNAATPTTFVDVLQAMYSAQGKEIWQESLPVAGVSGTLRNRLRNTPAQGRVRAKTGTLRGVKALSGYMDHPEYGPLVFSILVNQPNQSGARLAGAIDAVILRLTRLTPC, encoded by the coding sequence ATGTTGAAAGTTCATCGTGGGTTGCAATCGCTCGCTGCTGTTGTTACGAGCGCGATCGCGCTGAGTACTCCCTTGAGCGCGATCGCGGCAAGTCCGAGTTATTTGAGATCGGGGTTTGACCCCATTGGAGTCCCCGTCCCTCCCCCCGAACCGGGCAATGCAGGGATTTGTCCGGCATTTCTCGAACCTGCAATTAGCGCGATCGTTGACAGTCCTTCTTTTTCTAGGGGAAAGTGGGGCATTCTTATTGAATCTCTAGACGGTCAAGTTCTCTACCGCCGCAACGAAAATAAATTTTTGATTCCCGCCTCAAATATTAAATTATTAACCACAGCAGCAGCTCTGCAACGTCTCAATCCCCAAACTCGAATTCGCTCCACCTCCTTGCGACAATGGGTCGTTACCACTAATCGCGCTAGTAATAACAATTACGCTAATGTGTTGTTGCGCTACATCGGCGGACCGCAAGCGGTTAAAACCAGTCTCGCTCGACTCGGCATTAATTCGAGGGGTTATCGACAGGTGGATGGTTCGGGTTTGTCGCGGAGTAATGCAGCCACGCCAACAACATTTGTCGATGTTCTCCAAGCGATGTATTCTGCCCAAGGAAAAGAGATTTGGCAGGAGTCTCTACCGGTTGCGGGGGTGAGTGGAACCCTGCGAAATCGACTGCGCAACACCCCGGCTCAAGGGAGAGTTCGCGCAAAAACCGGAACCCTGCGAGGGGTTAAAGCGCTGTCTGGGTATATGGATCATCCCGAATACGGCCCTTTGGTTTTTAGTATTTTGGTCAATCAACCCAATCAATCGGGCGCTCGCTTGGCGGGTGCAATTGATGCTGTAATCTTGCGGTTGACGCGCCTTACACCCTGTTGA